The following coding sequences lie in one Acidobacteriota bacterium genomic window:
- a CDS encoding rhomboid family intramembrane serine protease, with product MSPPSSPNASYSFGPGRLTPAVKALIIANVVCYLATYVVQTEAVIYLFGLRPGAVVEGLWVWQPVTYMFLHGGLFHLLFNMLALWMFGVELERLWGTRFFTTYYFVAGVGAALTTILCSLLWHFAATQDSWLFQFAEPLYTFPTVGASGAIYGLLLAYGLTWPNRPIYVYAVFPIPAKVFVIIFGVIELLSSISGSRSGVAHATHLGGIVAGYLYLVWRRGNMASQVRSQILRWRLNRLRRRFNVHEGGRQNDTNRRIH from the coding sequence ATGAGTCCGCCTTCTTCGCCCAACGCCTCGTACAGTTTCGGACCCGGCAGATTGACGCCCGCCGTCAAGGCGCTGATCATCGCCAACGTCGTCTGCTACCTGGCGACGTACGTGGTACAGACTGAGGCGGTCATCTACCTGTTCGGGCTTCGGCCCGGCGCGGTGGTCGAGGGATTGTGGGTGTGGCAGCCCGTCACCTACATGTTCCTGCACGGAGGGCTGTTCCATTTGCTCTTCAACATGCTGGCGCTCTGGATGTTCGGCGTTGAACTCGAGCGGTTATGGGGCACGCGGTTCTTCACGACGTACTACTTCGTCGCCGGTGTCGGCGCTGCACTGACCACCATTCTGTGTTCGCTGCTCTGGCACTTCGCTGCAACCCAGGACTCCTGGCTGTTCCAGTTCGCCGAGCCCCTGTACACGTTCCCTACGGTCGGGGCATCCGGTGCCATCTATGGCCTGTTGCTCGCCTACGGGCTGACATGGCCAAACCGTCCGATCTACGTGTACGCGGTATTCCCGATCCCCGCGAAGGTGTTCGTCATCATCTTCGGGGTCATCGAGTTGCTTTCGTCGATCAGCGGCTCGCGGTCGGGCGTGGCGCACGCGACGCATCTTGGCGGAATCGTCGCCGGATACCTGTACCTCGTCTGGCGACGGGGCAATATGGCGTCGCAGGTGCGGTCCCAGATCCTGCGCTGGCGGCTGAACAGGCTGCGTCGTCGGTTCAACGTCCACGAGGGCGGCCGCCAGAACGACACCAATCGCCGGATTCACTAG
- a CDS encoding MFS transporter has protein sequence MSERRSLNPTVYRMASAHFVADAYSNLYVPLLPALISRLGLSLAAAGMMVMVYQLATSVSQLGFGRLADRWNPRVLLVAGPLLSVAVLSLIGLVWSPGTLAACLIIGGLGGAAFHPTAAAVVNRLGGSRRGLAMAIHITGGSIGYSLGPMVFAPYVDRFGLGWTPWLAIPGLILLGLVLAGLPPVKPFGGHGPSGFRQLRPFARPLFFLYAIVVLRTLTSLGFATFVPVLLTRRGWSVGMAGVAISVYLFTGSVGGFLGGPLSDRFGAKRIIGASLLAAVPFLALAPSMSGGWFVVMMAVGGFFLNSTLPVNVTFAHQLAPISAATVSSLMMGVAWGTGGLTVPVVGALADRFGIEPTLTLLALVPLAGAACAWPLPPGSGHGTSDPNDASGIVGV, from the coding sequence ATGAGCGAACGTCGGTCGCTCAATCCAACCGTCTACCGGATGGCGAGCGCGCACTTCGTCGCCGACGCCTACTCCAATCTGTATGTGCCGCTCCTGCCGGCGCTGATCTCCCGCTTGGGACTCTCGCTCGCGGCAGCCGGCATGATGGTCATGGTGTACCAGCTCGCGACCTCGGTCTCGCAACTGGGGTTTGGCCGGCTCGCGGATCGCTGGAATCCGCGCGTGCTGCTGGTGGCTGGCCCGCTCCTGTCGGTGGCGGTGTTGAGCCTGATAGGCCTCGTCTGGTCGCCGGGAACACTGGCGGCCTGCCTCATCATAGGCGGACTGGGCGGCGCCGCGTTCCATCCCACGGCCGCCGCCGTCGTCAATCGTCTTGGGGGCAGTCGGCGGGGGCTGGCCATGGCCATTCACATCACGGGCGGATCGATCGGCTACTCGCTGGGACCGATGGTGTTCGCGCCATATGTCGATCGTTTCGGACTTGGATGGACGCCGTGGCTGGCCATCCCGGGATTGATTCTGCTCGGTCTCGTGCTGGCCGGCTTGCCGCCGGTCAAGCCGTTCGGTGGTCATGGGCCGAGTGGATTCCGGCAGCTGCGGCCATTTGCACGGCCGTTGTTCTTTCTGTATGCCATCGTCGTGCTGAGAACGCTCACCTCGTTGGGATTTGCGACCTTCGTGCCCGTGCTGTTGACCCGTCGGGGATGGTCGGTTGGGATGGCTGGCGTGGCGATCTCCGTCTACCTGTTTACGGGAAGCGTCGGAGGATTCCTTGGTGGACCGCTCTCGGATCGGTTTGGAGCGAAGCGGATCATTGGCGCGTCGCTACTGGCGGCCGTGCCCTTCCTGGCGTTGGCGCCGTCGATGTCAGGCGGGTGGTTTGTCGTGATGATGGCGGTGGGCGGGTTCTTTCTGAATTCCACGCTCCCGGTCAACGTGACCTTTGCGCACCAACTCGCACCGATCAGCGCGGCCACGGTCTCGTCGCTGATGATGGGTGTCGCGTGGGGCACAGGCGGCCTGACTGTGCCTGTCGTCGGCGCCCTGGCGGATCGGTTTGGTATCGAGCCCACGCTGACGTTGCTGGCACTGGTGCCGCTGGCCGGCGCGGCGTGCGCCTGGCCATTGCCTCCCGGATCCGGGCACGGAACTTCGGATCCGAACGACGCCTCTGGTATTGTTGGAGTCTGA
- a CDS encoding GNAT family N-acetyltransferase — protein MTSTEHDLIVRPYASQDYVRLLALLREVWSHKRDIENDVQNRWWWQWDEPPLYVVEDPAQGTLAGLCAYIPFALRTNGVELPSAWFVDFYVRPDYQGKGLGKRLTQAVQNRHAVTASLSQTAMAYRVFHKLGWSDRSPVTLYVHPLPRRWMFRSASRQHRIVTAAIDGSLSVWLDVDALWMRVRNEFPGIAVRTSATLLARYTTQGNRQYVLVCVYRGQALVGYMIVRVVDALSNNARSPQGLIVDYLVHPGDAAAFGALLSEAASTLVARGVNRIYAISTLPACQRVLRARGFLSPSTPLLGRWVKGNTKWFTYTAKAVSSLPVPAEWHLTLGDCDLDYAWFRG, from the coding sequence ATGACGTCGACTGAGCACGACTTGATCGTCAGGCCCTACGCCAGCCAGGACTATGTCCGCCTGTTGGCCCTGTTGCGAGAGGTCTGGTCTCACAAGCGCGACATCGAGAACGACGTCCAGAATCGCTGGTGGTGGCAATGGGATGAGCCGCCACTGTACGTCGTCGAGGATCCTGCTCAGGGCACGCTCGCAGGCCTGTGCGCCTACATCCCGTTCGCGTTACGGACCAACGGCGTGGAGCTGCCATCCGCATGGTTCGTCGATTTCTACGTGCGGCCGGACTATCAGGGCAAGGGACTCGGCAAGCGCCTCACACAAGCGGTTCAGAACAGGCATGCGGTCACCGCGTCGCTCTCCCAGACGGCAATGGCCTACCGGGTGTTTCACAAGCTGGGTTGGAGCGACCGGTCCCCGGTCACACTCTACGTGCACCCGCTTCCGCGGCGATGGATGTTCCGGTCGGCATCGCGACAGCACCGGATCGTGACCGCTGCCATTGACGGCTCGCTATCGGTCTGGCTGGATGTTGACGCGCTGTGGATGCGGGTGAGGAACGAGTTTCCAGGCATCGCCGTTCGCACAAGCGCGACCCTGCTCGCGCGATACACGACACAGGGAAATCGCCAGTACGTCCTCGTGTGTGTCTATCGTGGGCAGGCGTTAGTCGGATATATGATCGTGCGCGTGGTTGATGCCCTCTCGAACAACGCCAGGTCCCCTCAGGGCCTGATTGTCGACTACCTCGTGCATCCAGGCGATGCGGCCGCGTTTGGCGCCCTGCTTTCCGAAGCGGCCTCGACGCTGGTGGCTCGCGGCGTCAACCGGATCTATGCGATCTCGACCCTGCCAGCCTGCCAGCGTGTCCTGCGCGCCCGCGGCTTCCTGTCTCCGTCCACGCCGCTGCTGGGACGCTGGGTCAAGGGCAATACCAAGTGGTTCACGTACACGGCGAAGGCGGTATCGTCTTTGCCCGTCCCGGCGGAGTGGCATTTGACACTCGGGGATTGCGACCTTGACTACGCGTGGTTCAGAGGCTGA
- a CDS encoding polysaccharide deacetylase family protein encodes MSGPTSERFLLPVFYRTQLYRAARRLNRARVVIAMYHGFTAADSHQGIENHEGKHVHVRAFQQHLAFLTQHYTVVPLQDVVRAWTTGSPLPQRTAVITIDDGYRSIYSVAYPALKQFQVPASVFLATDFVDNRRFLWTDRVEYAVNHATADVLNVTIGSESLSLALTNAQSKMAADWRLRSSLKALPQEGRDQTVDRIERAAGCSVYHAAGGTEIYDPLPWSETAEMVRSGLVSIGSHTHTHVIMSRCEPARAADELRISKHIIEERLGISCDLFCYPNGRRGDFNSTTKGLLKAHGFSSALTTVYGNNGPDADIFELRRYNLGKPMMTGEVAVRLSGLMELGSALTRSRPTRS; translated from the coding sequence ATGTCCGGTCCGACCTCAGAACGTTTTCTGCTCCCGGTGTTCTACAGGACTCAACTGTATCGAGCCGCGAGGCGCCTGAACCGCGCCAGGGTCGTGATCGCCATGTATCACGGGTTCACGGCAGCCGACTCACATCAAGGCATCGAGAACCACGAGGGCAAGCACGTCCACGTCCGCGCGTTCCAGCAGCACCTGGCGTTTCTGACGCAGCATTACACCGTCGTCCCGCTGCAGGACGTGGTTCGCGCATGGACCACCGGCTCACCGCTGCCTCAGCGCACCGCGGTCATCACCATCGATGACGGCTACCGGTCGATCTACTCGGTGGCGTATCCGGCCCTGAAGCAGTTTCAGGTGCCAGCCTCGGTGTTTCTGGCCACCGACTTCGTCGACAATCGCCGCTTCCTGTGGACCGACCGTGTCGAGTACGCGGTGAACCACGCGACCGCCGACGTCCTCAATGTGACGATTGGGAGCGAGTCGCTCAGCCTGGCACTGACAAACGCCCAGTCGAAGATGGCCGCCGATTGGCGCCTGCGTTCGAGCCTCAAGGCCCTGCCGCAGGAAGGGCGAGACCAGACGGTCGACCGAATCGAACGCGCCGCTGGATGCAGCGTGTACCACGCCGCGGGCGGCACAGAGATCTACGACCCGCTGCCCTGGAGCGAAACGGCTGAAATGGTCCGGAGCGGCCTCGTCTCGATTGGCAGCCACACCCACACGCACGTCATCATGTCACGCTGCGAACCGGCACGGGCCGCTGACGAACTGCGCATCTCGAAGCACATCATCGAGGAACGTCTTGGCATCTCGTGCGACCTGTTCTGCTATCCCAACGGCCGGCGTGGGGATTTCAACAGCACGACGAAGGGCCTGCTGAAAGCGCACGGCTTCTCGAGCGCGTTGACGACCGTCTACGGGAACAATGGCCCCGACGCCGATATCTTCGAACTGAGGCGGTACAATCTCGGCAAGCCGATGATGACGGGAGAAGTGGCTGTGCGGCTGTCGGGGTTGATGGAGCTTGGGTCGGCGCTGACACGCTCGCGCCCGACGCGGTCATGA
- a CDS encoding class I SAM-dependent methyltransferase: MREIRDDLIKEHAGRRFRSEYDYALFEYYRSAKLIAFLDRAGVRIGGRVLDCGCGGGGMVLSLAEHADHVTGIDPMDRFSQAGVTLARERHIDNVSFVRTDGMALPFASGTFDLVLSHSVIEHVADAARYLKECRRVMKNGGRFYLSTAPYLSPAGAHLPRLLVPVPVHLILGRPLAFRTFRWLARHAPWMLREPAHENSFIRDARLGLVKHDDVLEKVRMRRLRGLIADAGLRVVHEHLHVIGSVRRLPPAISRWLRDSRLTQDVVLGNVEYVLSPEL; this comes from the coding sequence ATGCGCGAGATCAGGGACGACCTCATCAAAGAGCACGCGGGACGCCGGTTCCGCTCCGAGTACGACTACGCGCTCTTTGAGTACTACCGCAGCGCCAAGCTGATCGCGTTTCTGGATCGCGCGGGCGTGCGGATTGGCGGGCGCGTGCTCGATTGCGGCTGCGGAGGCGGCGGCATGGTGCTGTCACTGGCCGAGCACGCGGACCACGTGACCGGCATCGATCCGATGGATCGATTCAGCCAGGCCGGCGTCACGCTGGCGCGCGAACGGCACATCGATAACGTGTCGTTTGTCCGCACCGATGGTATGGCGCTCCCCTTCGCCTCGGGCACGTTCGACCTCGTGTTATCGCATTCGGTCATCGAACACGTCGCTGACGCCGCGCGCTATCTGAAGGAATGCCGCCGCGTGATGAAGAATGGCGGCCGATTCTACCTGTCGACGGCTCCGTACCTGTCGCCGGCCGGGGCACACCTGCCCCGTCTCCTGGTGCCTGTACCGGTGCATCTGATCCTGGGGAGACCCCTGGCCTTCAGGACGTTCCGCTGGCTGGCACGCCACGCGCCGTGGATGCTGCGCGAGCCCGCCCACGAGAACTCATTTATCCGCGATGCGCGCCTAGGGCTCGTCAAGCACGATGACGTGTTGGAGAAAGTCCGGATGCGCCGGCTTCGCGGCCTGATCGCCGATGCCGGGCTGCGCGTCGTGCACGAGCATCTGCACGTGATCGGGAGTGTCCGGCGCCTGCCTCCCGCGATCAGTCGATGGCTCCGCGACAGCCGACTCACGCAGGACGTGGTGCTCGGCAATGTCGAGTACGTCCTGTCGCCCGAACTCTGA